The genomic window ATTTATTCAATTATACCGCACAAAGTTTAATGAAAGCAGGGATTATGGGACCTGTTCAAATTGTAAGAACTTCATGTTTAGGAAGATGTCAAATGGGACCTTTAATGTTAGTGGAACCTGGACATCATATGTATGCTTCTGTGTCTAAGGAAAAAATAGATAAAATCATAGAAGAACATATATTAGGTGGAAACCCTGTTGAGGAGTATTTAATATCTTCTCAATTCTGGGGTGAACCTGTTAATTTAGTACAATAATAAAGGAATTAATATATGACATTTGATATGCTTTATAGTAAAATTCATAGAGCAACTGTTACAGATGCAAATTTGAATTACGTTGGCTCAATCACTATAGATGAAGATTTAATGAAAGCTTCAGCTCTTAGAGTAGG from Arcobacter venerupis includes these protein-coding regions:
- a CDS encoding (2Fe-2S) ferredoxin domain-containing protein codes for the protein MEMPSIPQPTFYIFKCEQSSPPGMPKPSCVNENTRDLFNYTAQSLMKAGIMGPVQIVRTSCLGRCQMGPLMLVEPGHHMYASVSKEKIDKIIEEHILGGNPVEEYLISSQFWGEPVNLVQ